The genomic stretch TGCCCAGGAATTCGATCCGGCTTAAGTTCTTCACCGTGTACTCTTGGCACACATTGGACACGGCGTAGAAGACGGCACTGAGCAGGACCAAACCATCTCCCAGCACCACGTCACTggctgcacacagagagagagagagagagagagagttatacTGCAGGTTTACAggttaataatattaaatatagaaACCACCGTGTCCATTAATCTTGACCTTTGTGCGTTTTGTCATTCACTGTGGTAACTTATTTAAATTTCTCTCTGCGAAGCACTTTGTCCTTTTATTACGATAAGTTAGCATAACTGAGGGGAAATGATGGACGAGAATAAATAGAATCTCGAAGTTCAATAAGCAATTACAAAACTAAGCACTtagtagtttgtttttttgaaatATTGACATTTAACTTGAATCTTTAACAGTGCTCTTTGGCTTTGACTTCACCGTGTTCATCCAATCATCTCACCTCAGACAATCACAGCTCTCATCTAGCAGCTAGAAAAGCCCAAGAAAtcatttttaaccttttaaaagtGAAAGACAATGAATTATAAATGCAATTACAAATCCTATTTGAGCAGCGATTGCCGATTGGGAACATATTTATCACGatggtcattttgtgttcaAAGTATTAGTCAATAATTCACCTTTTCTATATTTTCATTAGATACTGTTCAACAAAACTGTGATTAAGTTTCAGTACTTTACAGGtgataatgattttttttatttttggtaaaGTGTCCTCACTGGATCCCTTTTCTCTTCCGGCCAGGATGTCGGCCCCCACCATGGCCCCCACCCCCAGCAAGCACACGGCCACGGCCACAAAGTGGACCAGCCTGTAGCGAGTCTTCAGGAAGAACCAGGAGAGGACCATCAGCACGGGGATCACGAAGCAGTCCAGCAGCTGAAACAGTCAGAACAATGACTAACGTTACGCAGGTGATAGAGGTCAGGAAGATAAGATAAGCTTTGAGAGTCACATTACCGATTAAAATACTGCagttaaataacattaaaattgGATTTTTatccacacatttaaaaaaaaaatttaaatcatCGCAACATCATAATAAATAAGCACTTTAAGCTTTCTGTCCTCCACTTTTTTGCATTATGAGTTTATGGTTTATGATTCTCTCCTGATTTGATAATGCCTTTGTATTTCTAGTCTTGATCTCTCAAGGCATGTTGAATATTTTACATGTCTTTTGCTACTGCGTCTtggaaaataaaagtatttaaaaaaaaaaagtttatacTAATTCATCAGCGACTATTTCACTTAATTGTTCAAGTCACTTTTTAAAGAGTGGCTGCTGTTGTTATGCGTCCTCTCTGATAATGAACGTAATATCCTTGggttttagacattttattagaaaagaaatatgaatactAATCAAGAATGAAAAtattccacacaaaaaaaaattctttacAACCTTGAgctaaaataaaacatctgctTTCGATGTGTAATCCGATTCTTTAAAATCAGACTATAGGGCTGCAGTTAAGAATtgcttttatttgattaattgataaaTCTGCTAATTATCTTTTGGATTTAGTCtcaaaaacagtcaaaaaccCAAACCATATtatagaagataaaaaaaacagaaaaatcacattttggggcattttgacttaaaaaaatatatatttttgttaataTAATGACATTGATTTCAACCATATACGTACAATAAAGAACAGACTTCAGCAGATTACCATCCGGTTTATGTTCAAGCATCTGTTCACACGACCAGCACACTGAACTGGTGTTCTCTTACCTGTATACTCGTCAGGGTGGTGAACTGGTAGGCCTTGACAACAACATAGTTCGCCTCGACATCTGCCAGACCCATCACCAAATACTTCCACCACTTGGTTTTTAAGATCTGCAAGATGTTCCTGTCACCTGTAGAAAGCCAGGTCTTTACTTCAGAGTAGGAATGGTGAAAGTATTTTTACACACaaataatgacattaaccaGTTCTTGCAGATTTGTTTTGTAATTATTGTCAACCAAAAATGGCAGCTTGACCATTAAATTGTGCTATAATTGGCAACCATTTTTGCcttatttaataatacatttaacaaTCAATGTGCATTGTATGTGGAAGGTGGCGCTCTtagttttggttcactctcaccaTTAAAATCTGTGTATTTTCCAGGTTCTGCAGTCAGCTgttttatgcaacaaaaaaaagctctaAAATCCTACTTTGCACTATCTGCAAATGAATGTCAAGTATTTCTCTGCATCagttgtgtatttgtacatgttgttgctgcccccaagtggttAGAAACATACTTGACTGCAGGTTGAAAAGATGCAACTGAGCCCGCACAACGAGAACAATTACGAGTCCAGACATGCCGACCTTTGCGCGTGCAGAGGATGGTCGTATagacgagcagcagcaggaggtaGTTGAAGAAGCTCTGCAGCATGGGCGTCTTCACCCCGGAATCGATGAGGCACTTACAGCTCACTGCCGTGCCACAGATCAGCAGGGACAAGACCTGCCCCATGAGGATGGTCTTCAGCAGACGCCTGGGGGGTCAGGGAGAGCATCGTGTGTTCAACACAGAACAGACCCCACCTGTTGACTCTTTTTAAGACTCGTGGAGGGGCTAGGGAGCTGACTCTGAGAGGCAACGCTCTCACTTTACATTTACATTCCAGGGTTCACCGGGGTGTGGTCAGAAGTTTGCATTTACCGCACTTGTAACCACACCCGacagtgaggtgtgtgtgtgtgtgtccacacatcCTGGAGTACACTTCTACATCACCGCCACGAGATGACAAGTTAAACCACTAGAGGTCAGTATTATAAAGAGTTGAAGGGCTGTTAAGGGGAGACACTACAGGTGAACAGGACCAAACATTTGGGTAATAAATAatcatgaaacttccccagttgataaCATACATTAAGACAATGTACTAGTTTTCTGAAAtggtatgtttaaatatgctgATCGTGCTTTGACTACCACGACATATACAAAATGTCTTTTGTGAACATGTTACTGAAAATAGGATAAGTACTCACCATGTGAAGACATCCCTCAAGTTGTACAAACCGCAGGCCAGCCTCCATTTCCCACACAGGCTCTCCTCTTCGTGCCCTTCCATATCTTTTGAGAGCTAAACCTAGGAGTTAAGAAGACATGAGAGAGATATTAAATATGAAaggcttgggggggggggatttgtgtctttatggCTGACTGTCTTCATCAGATTAATGTCACCCGAGGTGAACATGGGACCAAAATCTTCACAGGAATGCGATGGGGCTCATGTGACCGATGGGGCTTCAATATGATTcccactaaaaaaaaatattggtccacgataaaaaaaaaaggacaaaaacaaaacacaaacggGACCACCTGCGTGGTTACAGACCGGGTCAATTGGGAGAAGGTACTACACCTTAAAGTTATCCAACTTGCAGGATTGGTTTGCATTAGAGGCGGTGGTGCAATTAGTGAGCATGCAAGCACATGTTAGTAAAGTTTAACTAAgataatgcttttctttttttaaatgacatttgacGTCAGACGAATTTGAATATGGCGCTTTATAATCGCGTTAAATCCGTTAAACAGTGACTTGTTCAACGCAGTTTGGTGTTTTCGCGTCATTCATCGCGCTTCCCGAAACTACACACAGTTAAATACAACCGGAACACGCGCTCTTCTGCTCGAGTACAACTACCGTAACGGCACGTGTACATACGTTTTCCGTCTGTCCTTCAGTCATGACAAGTGTGGCCAAACTCTGCCGCTGAGGTGGACTTCCATGCTTCTCGAAAATCGCACCAAAAGACCATCCACGTTCGTCCCTGAACCTCTTCGAGTCAACCTAGCCTCGTGCTATTCTAGCCCCGCCTCCTGTGCTCCGATTGGTCCAAATAAAAGGACGAAAAGGACGTCTGCACTGCGAAGTCAAACCTGGTCGGGTGCTGATGAGAATCAACAGTGAATGGAAATAccttatatatacatgtatgtgtattttcATTATGAGCTTCGTCATCCAGATATTGAGatagattttttaaatgcattgcaTGCAACATTTGACAGAGATATATACTTTACTATAGCTCAGCTATCTCACCCAATAATAGCAAAACaacaattatataattattattaataataaaaacaacaacaatacaaataactttaaaagaatacaggtacaaataaagtgtttatagCGCAATAACTCCTGAAAGGAACCGTTCTGCACAATAcgtacttttacttttcattatttatgtgtACTTTACTGTTAATAGTTTTCCTCAATAGATTCTGATATTGATACTTCTGCTAAGTAAAGGATAAGTGCTTATTCCAGCAAATATGGCAAGAATGAATCTTTAGCGTTTCGTTTTCTACTACATTTTCAATTTACATAATTCTCTCTGCgtcattttaatttcattcCCATGAACTGTTTAACAAATATGTCCTTGTTCCTTTTTTATGTTACAATCCTTCTTGTTGTTTGAGACCAAGATGGCCAGACAGAGAAAGAATGATAACAAACGTCACCCTGATTGTAAGAAACAATAACTGTCCTTGAATCTGTGCAAATACTGTTTTCTTGCCTCCAGCTGCACCATACACGTATAGTTCCGCTGAAAGTGGACTAAAGGTCATTAAAAGGAAGAATGAAACTGATAAGGTAAAGCACTCGAGTGGAcagtggaagaagtattcagatcattTACTAAAATGAAAGTACAAATACCATAGTCCAACAGTCCTGAATTCAAAACGTTAATTAAGTATAGAGATGTTTCATCAGAAAAATGTCCTTAAAGAATCAAAAAAGTGTCAAATGCTTCTGccatattattttataataatattcaacaaCAGCTCAGAGGGAAATCCTTATACTATCTAGTACTTTAGTGCGACAGCTTTAGGCACACAGATACAACATATAACTTataaacaacaatacaaaaacatgtaaaatagTTTACATTAATCTTGCTTTTACCAGCCACAACATTAGTGATGCTGACATGATAATGCATAAATAATTccaataatgtattattatttttctaaaaaagttgctttttttttgcttaaagaatacttatatatatgtttatacattaGAATTTTGAATACAGGATTTGTACATGTAAAAGAGTATTTCTTCACTGGTGCTTTTACTTAAGTGAAGGATCTAAATACTTTTTTCATCAATGTTAAATAGGTTATGACAATTAAGTAATAACTGATAAATAAGTAAAAGGAAATACATTAAAGAATCAAATCAACACGGTGGTTTTAACTGGTTATTGCCTCTGTTATTGATCTATATTTAGAAAGAGTCGCCGATGTGATGAGGTTAATCTTCACGCTTCCGGTAGTTCACGCGAGATTTCACGAGAGGATAAGTTGAGGGGAACATGGCGACGTCTAATTTGCTAAAGGTAGGAGccagttcaattcaattatgTTTGCATTAAACGCCAGCTGAAGCGCGTGTCAGTCGCGCGCTGTGATGTTGCCGTTTAGCCCCGAACTTAACGAACATTACGCGGCACCTGTTTGCGCCTGCGCAGTCGGCGTTGACCCGAGCTCGGAGCAGTTAAGTTACATCTGGCTAACATTAGCCACTTATCACCGATTTAGCCGAATATAATGGCCACACCGCCGCGAactaagagaggaaggaagcaCACGGACACTGTGGGACCGACGACGGACGGGGAGACGCCTCGTTAGCTTCACCTGCTCCCTGAAATACGGATATTATCGGTGTGTTTCTGTACGTTAGCTACACCTCTCATATCATCTGTCACTTCAGTGACACAGGAATCAGCAGAAGACCGCCTCCCCTTATTTTAAAAACACgctaaaaggcaaaaaaaaggcAACTGTCGGAGCAGCTTTTGTGCAATGTGTGAACCCTAATCCCCTAAACTAAGTAACCTCGGGTAACGTGTCTTTAACTAAACCACTATGCATACATGCTCACCAGCTACACCGTGAGTGTAACAGGTTAGAGCTGTGCAACGATTACTGGTTGGAGGGAAATTACACTGcagtcaaaacaaaaagactttTGCATTGAATACGAAGTATCTGTGTACAGTAAGGGGCAGACAGGCCATCCTCCTGTGCAacttattaatatatatattgtgtgtgtgtgtgtgtgtgtgtggtacaaaTACCCTTCACAATTATACGTTTATAGACATAACGTTAAAACTAAAACATAAATGTTAGAGGGATGATAAAgcagtccaaaaaaaaaccccacagtCTTGTCACGACAATTCTGGCTATATGATTGggtattaaaacaaatcttaagAACATGTTAGTGCCGTAAAAGAACATTTCAGCCTGTTTTTGGATTCAAATTAACTGACTGCATCTTGATGCGAGAACGTATGCTACGTACTTCACTCCTCGAGAATTATGAAAAAGGAGCAACATTTAAAGGGATGAACTCATTCATGCATAAATAATTGGTGATATGTTGACATGATTTAATATGCTAGTTTGGCACGTCTTAGACTCATAATGTGATACCCTTTAACCTCTGAATTCAATCCAGTTTGAGGAGATATGCCCTGATGTCTCCTGGGCAAGACTACAAAATCACCCTGTGTACATCACATTTACATCCTTTTTATGTCTTCTTAATTTGCATTTTTGCTGCTGCTTGCACTATTTAGTTAGATTTTAAACTGCTTTTAATTGTACTGATACTTTGTGTAAACTGCAATGACAATGAATGGTAAAATTGAATCTTATCTAGTCTTTAGTATATCTCGATATTGTAGTTTTATACAACAAATCGTCACACATAAAGTTAAATTGTAACTTACCCTTGTATttagtgtttttgtgttgttgttgttgctgcctCACcttgacaacaacaaacaaagctcATGAACAGTGTGAATCGAGAGGTTCACTTCCCTCCCGTCTGTTTTCAGCACAAAGGCTCC from Cyclopterus lumpus isolate fCycLum1 chromosome 14, fCycLum1.pri, whole genome shotgun sequence encodes the following:
- the slc35f2 gene encoding solute carrier family 35 member F2 isoform X2, translated to MEGHEEESLCGKWRLACGLYNLRDVFTWRLLKTILMGQVLSLLICGTAVSCKCLIDSGVKTPMLQSFFNYLLLLLVYTTILCTRKGDRNILQILKTKWWKYLVMGLADVEANYVVVKAYQFTTLTSIQLLDCFVIPVLMVLSWFFLKTRYRLVHFVAVAVCLLGVGAMVGADILAGREKGSTSDVVLGDGLVLLSAVFYAVSNVCQEYTVKNLSRIEFLGMMGLFGTLISGIQLAVLETHAVAAIEWDFRISMLFVFYGVCMYALYSFMPVVVKMTSATAVNLSLLTADLFSLFCGLFLFHYTFSALYIVSFVVITVGFVMFNAVPMYSALPESGSSGDDPAEVFADLTAESSSDRLLSAARDAPRTETAAAEAALRPKTEEGL